One window of Mesorhizobium sp. PAMC28654 genomic DNA carries:
- a CDS encoding alpha/beta hydrolase, protein MTNRGKYETRLDPALWAYIDEVNGWYPSEIIGLPIDKQRAVYDKMCRAFHRGRPSGLRASNGVIAAAGRDIPVRRYQLADRATRALVVYYHGGGFILGGLDSHDDICAELCAGTGFDVLSVDYRLAPEHLHPAAFDDALTALEWAAVTTGLPVVLCGESAGGNLAAAVARAARRHPRAAIGQVLIYPGLGGDETAGSYIEHADAPLLSAHDIAFYRDVRSAKRQSPDDPSFSPLRDTDFSGLPPTVIITAECDPLSSDGEAYRDRILAAGGKAWWHEEKRLVHSFLRARTTVPAAADAFARIVAAVGALGRGDWPY, encoded by the coding sequence ATGACCAATCGCGGCAAATACGAAACACGGCTCGACCCGGCCCTGTGGGCCTATATCGACGAGGTCAATGGCTGGTATCCGTCCGAGATCATCGGCCTGCCGATCGACAAGCAGCGCGCGGTCTATGACAAGATGTGCCGGGCCTTCCACCGGGGGCGGCCATCCGGGCTCAGGGCCAGCAACGGCGTGATCGCCGCCGCCGGTCGCGACATCCCGGTCAGGCGCTACCAGTTGGCCGACAGGGCGACACGAGCGCTGGTGGTCTACTATCACGGCGGCGGCTTCATTCTCGGCGGGCTCGACAGCCATGACGACATCTGCGCCGAACTCTGCGCCGGCACCGGCTTCGATGTGCTGTCGGTCGACTACCGGCTGGCGCCGGAGCATCTCCACCCCGCCGCCTTCGACGATGCGCTCACCGCCTTAGAATGGGCAGCAGTGACAACCGGCCTGCCGGTGGTGCTGTGCGGCGAAAGCGCCGGCGGCAATCTCGCGGCGGCGGTGGCGCGGGCGGCGCGCCGGCACCCGCGCGCCGCGATCGGCCAGGTGTTGATCTATCCCGGCCTCGGCGGCGACGAGACCGCCGGCTCCTATATCGAGCACGCCGATGCGCCGCTGCTGTCGGCGCACGACATCGCCTTCTACCGCGACGTCCGCTCGGCCAAGCGGCAATCGCCGGATGACCCGTCCTTCTCGCCGCTGCGCGACACCGATTTTTCCGGCCTGCCGCCAACGGTGATCATCACGGCCGAGTGCGATCCGCTATCGTCGGATGGAGAAGCCTATCGTGACCGCATCCTGGCCGCCGGCGGCAAGGCGTGGTGGCACGAGGAGAAGCGGCTCGTGCACTCCTTCCTGCGCGCCCGCACCACGGTGCCAGCGGCAGCGGATGCCTTTGCGCGGATTGTGGCGGCGGTTGGTGCGCTCGGCCGGGGTGATTGGCCGTACTGA
- a CDS encoding isochorismatase family protein, whose amino-acid sequence MKAPISIKRGTVAAVFIDLQEEHRQDQRYLVEGYGDILANVQRLQAAARQNHVPLYHWAYIVDLDKQDRPFHPLDANGKSAFSDKSDPLTEICHEVAPAKGEALLIKAEASAFRSGSAASDLKSAGVEWLVVAGVWTEACIDASVKDAVARGFRVLLVKDACGSGSAAMHQTGILNLANRLYGGAVVDTDGACRLLAGETVTAWQVEGSVPLRFTFDNAAQLYAEL is encoded by the coding sequence GTGAAGGCTCCCATCTCCATCAAGCGCGGCACGGTGGCCGCGGTCTTCATCGACCTGCAAGAAGAACACCGGCAGGACCAGCGCTATCTGGTCGAAGGCTACGGCGACATCCTCGCCAACGTCCAGCGCTTGCAGGCGGCGGCACGGCAAAACCATGTGCCGCTCTACCACTGGGCCTACATCGTCGACCTCGACAAGCAGGATCGCCCCTTTCATCCGCTCGATGCCAACGGCAAGTCGGCCTTTTCCGACAAGAGCGATCCGCTGACCGAGATCTGCCATGAGGTGGCGCCCGCCAAGGGCGAGGCGCTGCTGATCAAGGCCGAGGCCAGCGCCTTCCGCTCGGGTTCGGCGGCCAGCGATCTCAAATCCGCTGGCGTCGAATGGCTGGTCGTTGCCGGCGTCTGGACCGAGGCCTGCATCGATGCCTCGGTCAAGGATGCGGTGGCCAGGGGCTTTCGCGTGCTTCTGGTCAAGGATGCCTGCGGCAGCGGCAGTGCGGCCATGCACCAGACCGGCATCCTCAACCTCGCCAACCGGCTCTATGGCGGCGCGGTCGTCGATACCGATGGCGCCTGCCGGCTGCTGGCGGGCGAGACGGTCACCGCCTGGCAGGTAGAAGGCTCGGTGCCGCTGCGCTTCACCTTCGACAACGCGGCCCAGCTCTACGCGGAGCTTTGA
- a CDS encoding M24 family metallopeptidase, producing the protein MSIVVFEPDSTEDVDFKDRMRHPAAADPAGGMWLSDTEPSFIDADALRKGRLAKLRGWMREAGYGGVVLFDPYNQRYATGSRNMFGYFLRNSTRYFFIPTEGPIVLFEYPQSYHVSMVLDTIDEARPSKLVWSSVSGRDDETAGPFADEITELLKKHGGGSMKLGLDRCSHLQALALEKRGCEVRDCQGEILAVRAVKTPEEVKCLQVSMAGAEAAVYAVREAIKPGVSENDLFAIMYGEVIRQGGEFIETRLLTSGQRTNPWFNEASGRKIRPGELLALDTDTIGCYGYYSDFSRTFRCGPGKPTDYQKSLYRMAHDQVQHNISIVKPGMAFREIAEKAWKIPDRFVDQRYTSVMHGVGMHGETPFIAHAMDYETYGRDGHIVPGMVVSVESYIGEKGGREGVKLEDEILITDTGTELLSRFPYEDEFLA; encoded by the coding sequence ATGAGCATCGTCGTATTCGAACCCGACAGCACCGAGGACGTGGACTTCAAGGATCGCATGCGCCACCCCGCCGCCGCCGATCCGGCCGGCGGCATGTGGCTGTCGGACACCGAGCCGTCCTTCATCGATGCGGATGCCCTGCGAAAAGGCCGGCTGGCGAAGCTTCGCGGCTGGATGCGCGAGGCCGGCTATGGCGGCGTCGTTCTGTTCGACCCTTACAACCAGCGCTACGCCACCGGCTCGCGCAACATGTTCGGCTATTTCCTGCGCAACTCGACCCGCTACTTCTTCATCCCGACCGAAGGCCCGATCGTGCTGTTCGAATACCCGCAGAGCTACCATGTCTCCATGGTGCTCGACACGATCGACGAGGCGCGTCCTTCCAAGCTCGTCTGGTCGTCGGTCTCCGGCCGCGACGATGAGACCGCCGGTCCCTTCGCCGACGAGATCACCGAGCTTCTGAAGAAGCATGGCGGCGGCTCGATGAAACTCGGGCTCGACCGCTGCAGCCATCTGCAGGCGCTGGCGCTGGAAAAGCGCGGCTGCGAGGTCAGGGATTGCCAGGGCGAGATCCTGGCGGTGCGCGCGGTCAAGACGCCCGAGGAAGTCAAATGCCTGCAGGTATCGATGGCCGGCGCCGAGGCTGCCGTCTATGCGGTGCGCGAGGCGATCAAGCCGGGCGTCTCCGAAAACGACCTGTTCGCTATCATGTATGGCGAGGTGATCCGCCAGGGCGGCGAGTTCATCGAGACCCGGCTGCTGACCTCCGGCCAGCGCACCAATCCGTGGTTCAACGAAGCCAGCGGCCGCAAGATCCGGCCCGGCGAACTGCTGGCGCTCGATACCGACACGATCGGCTGCTATGGCTATTATTCCGACTTCTCGCGCACCTTCCGCTGTGGGCCAGGCAAGCCGACCGACTACCAGAAATCGCTCTACCGCATGGCGCACGATCAGGTTCAGCACAACATTTCGATCGTCAAACCCGGCATGGCGTTTCGCGAGATCGCCGAGAAGGCGTGGAAGATACCCGATCGTTTCGTCGACCAGCGCTACACCTCGGTCATGCACGGCGTCGGCATGCATGGCGAAACGCCTTTCATCGCGCACGCCATGGATTACGAGACCTATGGCCGCGACGGCCATATCGTGCCAGGCATGGTGGTGAGCGTGGAAAGCTATATCGGCGAGAAGGGCGGCCGCGAGGGCGTCAAGCTGGAGGACGAGATCCTGATCACCGACACCGGCACCGAACTCCTGTCGCGCTTCCCCTATGAGGACGAGTTTCTCGCGTGA